CTCGAGTACGCGCAGATACCTTACACCAGAGTGTGGGACGACGAGATACTACTCGGAAAACTCAGTCAATTCGATTGGCTGCATCTCCATCACGAGGATTTCACCGGCCAGTACGGAAAATTCTACGCCGCCTATCGAAACGCCGACTGGTACAAAGCGCAGCAGCAGGACTACGAGGAGGCGGCCGGAAGGGCAGGTTTTGCCAAGGTTTCCCAGCACAAGGCCGCTGTCGCTCAGAAAATCAAAGACTACGTGGCACAGGGTGGGTTCTTGTTTGCAATGTGTTCAGCTACGGACACGTATGATATCGCTCTGGCTGCGCAGGGCGTCGACTTCATCTGGGATCAATACGACGGCGATCCTCCCGCGCCCGACGCCGAGCACCGCCTGGATTTCTCGAAGACGTTTGCCTTCGAGGGTTTCAAGCTCCAGATGAACCCATTAGTGTACGAATTCTCCGACATAGACGTGAACGACGAGGCATTGAGACGAGGCCCGAACATTTATTTCACGCTTTTCGAGTTTTCCGCAAAGCAGGACCCCGTTCCCACGATGCTGACGCAGGACCATCTTGCTGCGATTCCGGAATTCCTTGGTCAGACAACGGGTTTCAACAGGAAGACCCTAAAGAGTTCGGTCACCGTCCTCGCCGAGGTACAGGGTACCGAAGAAGTCAAATACATTCACGGGAACTACGGACGAGGGACTTTCACTTTCTACGGCGGCCACGACCCGGAGGATTTCAGACACAACGTCGGCGATCCACCCACGGATCTTTCCTTGCACAAGAACTCGCCCGGCTACAGACTGATTCTCAACAACGTTCTCTTTCCCGCAGCAGAGAGGAAGAAGCAAAAAACATGAGAAGACTCGGACTCGTCGTTTCCTTGGGGCTTGTCGCGGCACTGGTCTTGCCGGTTGCGTTTGAAGGTGCGGCCCTCGGAGCACCCGGCGTCATCTTGGACGACTACAAGATCAAAATAAGTCCGTCACGAGAAAACGAAGAAATCACCGCTATTGCGGAGTTCGACGTGATCACGAACTCAGAATCAGGGACCGATTCGCTCTGCCTGTTCTTGCACAGCGAGCTCGAGGTCGACAGCGTCTCCGACGCAAGACGCGAAAGACTTGAGTTTACGCAAACCAAAGTATCTTGCCCGCTCAGCTACTCTCTTGCAGCAAACAGAATCTGCCTGAGACTCGCCGAACGGTTGTCCAAGGGCGACACTCTCGGGCTGGTCGTGTCCTATCACGGAAAGTTCACGGCGTCGCCCCTGAGGAGAGCTTCGGACTTCATGAGACTCGATAGCGACGGGCTTTTCCTGAGGGGCCCCGGGTGGTCTCTCTGGTTCCCCACGGCAACTGCAACGGCCGAAGCGATCAGCGCGCATGCGAGTATGACCGTGGAAGTAGTGGCGCCGCCGGGTTGGAAGGCCCTCTGTGAGGGGGAGCCTTCTGTAAATCGTGATGCCGGCTTGTGGTCGTTCAAGTGGGAAGCGAGGGACAAAATTCCCGCCGCTTCCGCCGTATTGATTGCCTCAAACTACGACACGCTTTCCGCTCGCGTTGGAGGGCAGAAACTCTCGTGTTGGTATTTCTCTTCCGCAGAAGACAGCAGTGCGTCCGTCAAGCTCTTTGAGGCATCGAAAGAGCTCCTGGGCTTCTTTGTTCAGAACTATGGAGATCCGCTGGGGCCCGCGTCTCCACCGCGTTTCACGATGGTCGAGATGCCCATATACGGCGACTTCTTCTCGGGAACCATAATGGGCATAAGCAAGGGTCGCATGCGAGAGACAATCTCATCTCAGAAACGTGCAGAGCTGACCTCTCTCATTGCCAGCGAGATGGTTCGCAAGTTCACGGTGCCGGCGGTGGATTCTTCTGCGCCCGGCGCTCCGTTCCTGCTCGAAAGCGTGCCGTCCTATGCATACGTGCCGGCGATCGAACGGATTTTCGGCAGACCGTTCGTTTGGGAAAGCTCCGAGTTGGTCATGCGGCGTTACGTTGCCGGAAGGAAGAAGGCGGAGTCGCGCGAGGCAGGCTTTCTCGCAGAGAAGCCGCTCGCAGAGCTATCCATGTCTGACGTAGGGCGATACAAGGACGCTTTCCTTCTGGAGGGAAGGGGAGCTTACGTCCTCCACATGTTGAGGAAGCTCATCGGGGACGAGAGCTTCTACTTGGCAATAAGAAGCTACATGGCGGCCTTCGCAGAGCGGCCCGCGGGTGCGAGAGCGGTGAGCGGCACGGTGGTTGGTGACAATGCGCCCCCCGGTAAAGTCGGCAGGCCCGCCCCCAAGCGTGCGCGCCTGGAAGACTTCGTTCAAATCGCGGAAGCAGCAAGCGGGAAACGGCTCGACTGGTTTTTCAGTCAGTGGCTCTACGGGGACGCTCTGCCCGACTACAGGATTGCGGACGTGAGGGTGAGCGTCTCGCGCGACACGACTTTCGTGGACTTGAAAGTGGAGAACATTGGGACGGGACTCATGCCAGTTCCTGTCGCGCTGTTCACAGACAAGGGGCAACGAACCAGCGAGGTCTGGCTCGCGGCCCACGAATCGGCCCAGATGAGATTTGTCAGCAGGTCCAGGCCCAAGAGGGTTGAGATAGATCCCGAAAAGTGGATACTCCAGGCGGACATTAGTAATGATGGAGTGGACATAAGCCCTCCTAAGCCGTCTGGGAGCTGAGCGTACTTGCTGGCAGGTTCCCGCAAGTTCAGAACATTTCCCAGGATATGGTATACTTTGACTTTTGAGTCGAGAATGACTAGACCACGCAGAATACCGAGGAGTGCGCGATGCCTTCTATCCAAGTTGGAGACAGGAAGATAGAGCTTAACGAAGAAGGGTTTCTGGCGCGCCCACAAGAATGGGGCAAGGACGTTGCCGAGGTCCTTGCAAAGCAGGAAGAAGGAATAGAAGTCTTGACCGAAAATCATTGGTCAGTCATCAACTACATTCGGGGGTATTACCTCGAAAAGAACCTGGCCCCCATGGTTCGTAAGATTTGTCAGAACACCGGCGTTCAGCTCAAGCTGATCTACGAGCTGTTCCCCTCGGGTCCCGCCAAGGGGGCCTGCAAGGTTGCGGGGCTTCCCAAGCCGGATGGTTGCGTGTAGGGAAGAGGCCCTCGCGCGCGAGGAGAGAAATCCCGCATGCCACTGCTCTTGAGATACGGAGTAGCCCTCTCGTTCCTTATCTGCGTTGTCCTCCTTTCGTTCGAGATTGTGAGTACTTTCGCGTTCGACCAAAGGTCACATTGTGCAAAGCCCAAGGCCGGCGGCTTACGAGGAGTGCTCTACGCCTTCGGTCGAGGCATGATGCCGTGGGAAAAAGAAAGCGCGGCGAAGCATCCGATCACTTACTTCGCCGGGGTTGCCTACCACGCCGGTATATTCGCGGCCCTGTTCTACATTTTCTGCCTCGCCCTTTCTGTAGAACTGGGTGTCCTGACGCTCTCTCTTCTTCGCTTACTCCTCATCCCGGGGTTCCTGTGCGGGTTGGGTCTTTTTCTGAGAAGGGCCTTCAGTTCAAACATGAGAACACTCAGCAGCCCCGATGATTACGCCTCAAATCTTATCGTGGACGCGGTCCTTCTTCTGGCCGCCATCGACACCCGTCTTGGCGGTGTCACCCATCCGGCAAACACGACCTGGTTGCTCTTGTCGGTCTCAATCATCATGTTTCTGTACGTTCCGCTCGGGAAAATCCGGCACTGCTTTTTCTTTTTCTACGTCAGAGTTCTTCTCGGTCGGTTCTACGGTCGGCGAGGCGTTTTGCCTCCGAGACCGCACGAGGCATGAAGGATGAACGAAGAGAGGATAGCCCGGCTGACGCCGGAAGACTTGAAGAAAGCCCTTCGAGTCTTCCGAGAGAAGATACATTCTGAATACGCCGCCTACCTCAATTCCTGCGTCCACTGCGGTCTTTGTGCGGAATCCTGCCACTACTACGTGGCCGACGGCGAGATCGAGTCGATTCCGGCTCACAAATTGAATCTCATCACGGGAGTTTTCAAGAGATATTTCACGTCCGCCGGCAAGAGCATTCCCTGGTGGGTGGGTGCGAAGGAATTGGACGGCGAAACAATGAGGGAATGGGTGGACTCACTCTTTGGAAGATGCAGTTTGTGCGGCAGGTGTTCGCTGAACTGCTCCGTCGGCTTGAACATTCCCTACCTCATCCGCGCGGCAAGAAGCGCGATGGCTTCTATTGACTTGGTTCCGCTCGGCCTGCAATCCACCGTGAACACCGCCATCGAAAAAGGCAATAACATGGGCATACCCGAAGAAGAATGGATTGAGACGGTGCGGTGGATTGAGGGAGAGCTCCAGAGCGAAGTCGGCGACAAGAACGCCAGGCTCCCCATGGATGAAAGGGGAGCGCGACTTCTCTACACGGTGAATCCCCGCGAGCCCATGTTCTTCCCTCTATCCATTGCGGCCGCCGGCAAAATCTTCTACGCCGCGAGAGAGAGTTGGACTTTTTCCAGCAAGCACTACGACGTGACCAATTACGGCCTCTACAACGGTGACGACGAAGCGGCCGCGGTCATGTCGGGTAGACTTGTCACGTCCATGGAAGAACTCGATTGCGAGACCCTTGTTCTAGCAGAATGCGGGCACGGCTTCAATTCGAACAGGTGGGAAGCTCCAGAATGGCTGGGCAGAAAATACGACTTTGAGGTGAAGAGCGTTCTGGAGATCGTGGCCGACTACATCCGCCAGGGTCGCATCACACTCGATCCTTCGCGCAACCCGGCTTCCGTCACGCTTCACGATCCCTGTAATCTAGTTCGTCTCGGTGGAATAGTGGAAGAGCAGCGATACATTCTCAGACGCTCGGCTGCCAATTTCGTTGAGATGACTCCCAACAGGGAGAAAAATTTCTGCTGCGGAGGCGGAGGTGGGCAGCTCTCGATGACTCAATTTGCCGAGAGGCGGCTGAAGGCCGGGAAGGTGAAGGCCGATCAGATCAGGAGAACCGGCGCGAAGGTGGTTGTGGCTCCTTGTCACAATTGCATTGATCAGCTCACGGAGCTCAACAAGCATTACAAGCTTGGCGTCGAGGTCAAGACTGTTTGCGAGATTGCGGCGAATGCGCTCGTATTAGGGAGGGGCGAGGAGGACGCTTCCTGACCGATTCTGCTATTTCTCCGACCGCTTGAATCGCAGCTCTTATGTGCTCCTCCGTGTTGAACGGGCCCACGCCGAACCTCACGCCTCCGTGAATCTTGTCTATCCCCAGTTGCTCGTGAACAAGCGGGGCGCAGTGGAGGCCGGTTCTACAGGCGATGTTGTGGTCCACGTCGAGCATCGTTCCGGTGTCGAGGGCCTCGAGACCGTCGATATTGAATAGCAGCACACTAATGTGATCTGTCAGATCGTCCTGACAATACAGAGTTACACCGTCGATTCTCTTCAGTCCGTCCCGCAGCAGCGCGGCGAGCTTCATTTCGTGCTCGTGGATGTTTTGCAGACCTTTCTGTTTGAGCCAGCTCATGCCCGCATGAAGCCCCGCGACGCCGAGCGTGTTCAGAGTTCCATATTCAAGCCTGTACGGGTATTCGAAAAGGTGAGTGCGAACTGCGGAGCGAACACCGGTGCCCCCCGCTCGAGAGTGCCGTATCTCTATGCCCTTCCCGACGTAGAGGCCGCCGATTCCGGTAGGGCCGAGGAGAGACTTGTGACCGGTGAAGGCGACCACGTCCACGTTCATGTCCTCGACGTCGATGGGCACTTTTCCGGCCGATTGAGAAGCATCGATCGCGAAAGGTATTCCCTTCTCTCTACAGCGCTTTCCTATTTCCTTCACGGGTTGAACCGTGCCTATCACGTTGGAGGCGTGGTTGACGATCACAAGCCTGGTGTTCTTCTTGAATTTCCTGGAGAAGTCGTCGGGATCAACGAAGCCCCTTTCGTCGAAGGGGACGTGATCGACTTCGACGCCCGCGCTCATCTGCTGGTGGTATAGGGGCCTGAGCACGGAATTGTGCTCGATGGTCGTCGTTATCGCGTGATCGCCCTTCTGCAGCATGCCGCTGACAATAAGATTCAAGGCGTCTGTGGAGTTGTAGGAAAAACAGAGTCTGTCGGGGTCGTCTCCGTTGAAGAATTCCGTCAGCATTTTCCTCGTCGTCTCTACTATTTCGCCGGCTTCCATGCAGAGGTCATATCCGGAACGGCCTGGGTTAACACCGTATTTCCGGTAGAAGCCGTCCATGAACGTGTAGACTTCCTCGGGCTTGGGAAAGGACGTTGCTGCGTTGTCGAGATAGATGAGCTGTTCCATGCACGGCCTCCGTGGCCCCTTGAGCCTCCAGGAATTCCACTTCGTCTCGCGCTGCGCCCTCTCCGTTCGGGTCTTGCCGGTACGAGGTCGTTCGGGCGCCCCCGGTGACGGAATGGGACAACCGACCACTTTACCTCATTTGGGCGGTCGGACGCAATTGGTTCGTGTTGCAGACAAAGAGGCCTCCGTGCCGCGCGCTCGTAACCAGAGAAAGGGTCCCCTTGGTTGCCGATACTCCGCCACGTGCGGCCGCCGCCCGCTTCAGCTTGAAATCGCCGGAGTATCGCTCTATACTGCTCGGAAGCCCGAATACTTCTCAGAAACCCGAGTAACCTTGCTCGACATATCGAGCAGTTCATGGACAAAATGGTTTGGATTGAGTCTCGCCCCTTGCTCAAGAAGTTCCTCGTCATCCTCGGTCTCGTCGTCTTCTTCGCCGCCGACGAGGTCCTCCTGGTCATTCTTTTCTTCAAGATCGGTTTCCCGCACTTGCCGGTCGCAATTTGGGCGGCGATTATGGTCTTCGTGATTCTTCTCAACGTTTCCCTGGCCGCCGTCGTCTACAGGGTCATGTTGAGACGTCCCACCACCGGCGCCGAGGGGCTCGTCGGCGCCACCGGTGTTGTTCTTGTGTCTCAAGGTAGAAGAGGAAAGGTGGAGGTGAGAGGAGAGCACTGGAACGCGGAGTTCGAGGAAGATCTTAATCCTGGAGACGAGGTGCGCGTGCGCACCCTCAAGGGCTTGACTCTCGTGGTGGAGAGTAGTGATAACCAGGCTCGCCGCGATTAGGGCAAGCCTGACGGTGTTTTCATAAATGTCTACCGTCTCACCTTTGCGTTCTTTCCTACAGAGTTTCTTCTTGGGACGCACGATACGGACCCAGGACAGGCGCGTCCTCGTCCTCGTCTTCTGTAGAGGCATCACCGCGCTGGGTTTCTCCGTCGTTTTTCCCTTCCTGAGCATTTACCTGCACAACGTGATGCACATCTCCATGACTGCAATCGGGACGGTCTTTCTCGCTTCCAGTCTCGCAGGCGCTCTTTCCGCCGTGGTAGGGGGTGAGCTTTCCGACAAGTTTGGAAGAAAGAGAATAATGGTCTTCGCTCTGATATTCAGAGCGATTACGTTTTTCGTGATAAGCCTCGCGGTTCTGAAAAGTGCCGGGTTCCTTGCGATTGCGGTCCTCGTGGTGTTGAGTTCTTTTGCGGGTCGGCTCTTCGAGCCTGCGGCGGGCGCGATGATCTCGGACGTGACCACGCCGGCCAAGAGGCAGGAGGCCTTCGCCCTCCTGCGAATCGGCATAAACCTGGGATGGGCCATTGGGCCGGCCATCGGAGGCTTTCTCGCTTCTTTCTCGTACGCCTTCCTCTTTCTTGTGGCCGGCATCGTGATAGCCGTGGGACTGGTGATTCTGCTCGTGGCGCTCAAAGGCTACAAGACGGCCGCTCATGGAGAACGGATCGATTTTCGTGACCTCGCCTCAGTCGGCCGCGACAAAATGTTCGTCTCTTACAACATGGTTTCTCTTCTGCTCTTTCTGGTGACCGCGCAATTGATGATGACGCTTTCTGTCTACGCGGTCGACTGGGTCGGCATTTCCCAGATCCAATTGGGCTACCTGTACACCGTGAACGGCCTCATGGTCGTGCTTCTCCAGTTTCCGTGCGTGAATCTTGTGCGCGGGCTTCGGATGACGCGCGTGATGGCGCTTGGGAGCTTTCTGTATGCCGCAGGATACTTCTCGGCCGCCTTTGCGGGAGGATTCGTCGCTCTTCTCTTGAGCGTCATTGTTGTGACTTTTGGCGAGATGTTTACCAGTCCCTCCTCTTTTGCTCTTGTGGCGAACATGGCTCCCCGAGAGCGATACGGTCGTTACATGGGGGTGTTCGAGCTTTTTGGGTCCGTGGGGCATTCCTTGGGTCCCTTTGTGGGTGGCATCATCATGGACGCAAGCGCCGGCAACCGATTTGTCGTGTGGGGATTCGTGGGTATCGTTGGGCTTGTCGCTACTCAGGGGTTTTTCATGATAGGAAATAGACTCGCTCCCGGCGTGGACCGCCCGGTTCGAGAAGTCCCTCCGTCCGTGGTCACCGTTTCTGTGGCAGGTAGCAGCGACGCTATCTCCATGCCGCGCAAACAGTAAGAGTGCCCCGGGGGGCGTCGGGCTTCTTGTGTCAAATCGTCTTTCCTCGGGCTTTACCCCTTGCATCCAACCGCCACCTGTGGGAACATTGTTTTCCCGCAGAAAAGACGCCTTTTTTGCGGGTTAAGTTCACGTTGGGTACCGGTAGGCGACCGGCGGTTCGGTGCGCCTTTCTAGTTCGGCAGCATCTGCCGCACTGTTCGCTCTCAATAACTCGGTATAGTTGGTCTGAACGCTGTCACATTTCCACGGACACCACACCTTGGGTTTTTCCAGAACCGTTGCGCCGCACACGCGCAGCACAAGGGTCCTTCGTGCCGGCGGCCGTGGGCGTCCCACGCGACCATTCAAGACTGACGACCCGCCGAGCTACTGAGATGCGAGAGCCATCCGCGGCTGAACTGCCCAGGACAGGAGGAGGTTTATGATAAACGAGAAGGAACTCTTGAAGAAGGCTATGAAGCCGGCGAAGGACGCCATGAGACTTCACCCCTTCTACCGGGGAAAGATCGAGATCTTCCCCAAGTGTACTGTTCGAGACTTCAGCGATTTTGCCATCTGGTACACTCCGGGCGTCGCCGAGCCGTGCAAGGACATCGTGAAGAATCCGGAGAGAGTCTACGAATATACAAACAAGTGGAATCTTGTCGGTGTAGTCACGGACGGGAGCAGGGTGCTTGGTCTTGGCGACATCGGCCCCGAGGCGGGATACCCCGTCATGGAAGGCAAGGCGCTCCTGTTCAAGTACCTTGGTGGAGTTGACGTTTACCCGATCTGTCTCGGCACAAAAGACCCGGACGAATTCATTCTCGCGGTGAAGTGGCTTCAACC
The genomic region above belongs to Candidatus Eisenbacteria bacterium and contains:
- a CDS encoding asparagine synthetase B, with amino-acid sequence MDLKQRDHLRAYGLAYKCLEKRTSIEWLLNYRGGSFLIRGGEESANLANLMGVSFERVSGTDIARIESEIEENNMEVLVLEKAPKIAVYIPPTALPWDDAVTLALEYAQIPYTRVWDDEILLGKLSQFDWLHLHHEDFTGQYGKFYAAYRNADWYKAQQQDYEEAAGRAGFAKVSQHKAAVAQKIKDYVAQGGFLFAMCSATDTYDIALAAQGVDFIWDQYDGDPPAPDAEHRLDFSKTFAFEGFKLQMNPLVYEFSDIDVNDEALRRGPNIYFTLFEFSAKQDPVPTMLTQDHLAAIPEFLGQTTGFNRKTLKSSVTVLAEVQGTEEVKYIHGNYGRGTFTFYGGHDPEDFRHNVGDPPTDLSLHKNSPGYRLILNNVLFPAAERKKQKT
- a CDS encoding TusE/DsrC/DsvC family sulfur relay protein yields the protein MPSIQVGDRKIELNEEGFLARPQEWGKDVAEVLAKQEEGIEVLTENHWSVINYIRGYYLEKNLAPMVRKICQNTGVQLKLIYELFPSGPAKGACKVAGLPKPDGCV
- a CDS encoding (Fe-S)-binding protein; translated protein: MNEERIARLTPEDLKKALRVFREKIHSEYAAYLNSCVHCGLCAESCHYYVADGEIESIPAHKLNLITGVFKRYFTSAGKSIPWWVGAKELDGETMREWVDSLFGRCSLCGRCSLNCSVGLNIPYLIRAARSAMASIDLVPLGLQSTVNTAIEKGNNMGIPEEEWIETVRWIEGELQSEVGDKNARLPMDERGARLLYTVNPREPMFFPLSIAAAGKIFYAARESWTFSSKHYDVTNYGLYNGDDEAAAVMSGRLVTSMEELDCETLVLAECGHGFNSNRWEAPEWLGRKYDFEVKSVLEIVADYIRQGRITLDPSRNPASVTLHDPCNLVRLGGIVEEQRYILRRSAANFVEMTPNREKNFCCGGGGGQLSMTQFAERRLKAGKVKADQIRRTGAKVVVAPCHNCIDQLTELNKHYKLGVEVKTVCEIAANALVLGRGEEDAS
- a CDS encoding aminotransferase class V-fold PLP-dependent enzyme, whose amino-acid sequence is MEQLIYLDNAATSFPKPEEVYTFMDGFYRKYGVNPGRSGYDLCMEAGEIVETTRKMLTEFFNGDDPDRLCFSYNSTDALNLIVSGMLQKGDHAITTTIEHNSVLRPLYHQQMSAGVEVDHVPFDERGFVDPDDFSRKFKKNTRLVIVNHASNVIGTVQPVKEIGKRCREKGIPFAIDASQSAGKVPIDVEDMNVDVVAFTGHKSLLGPTGIGGLYVGKGIEIRHSRAGGTGVRSAVRTHLFEYPYRLEYGTLNTLGVAGLHAGMSWLKQKGLQNIHEHEMKLAALLRDGLKRIDGVTLYCQDDLTDHISVLLFNIDGLEALDTGTMLDVDHNIACRTGLHCAPLVHEQLGIDKIHGGVRFGVGPFNTEEHIRAAIQAVGEIAESVRKRPPRPSLIRAHSPQSRKQS
- a CDS encoding MFS transporter; this translates as MSTVSPLRSFLQSFFLGRTIRTQDRRVLVLVFCRGITALGFSVVFPFLSIYLHNVMHISMTAIGTVFLASSLAGALSAVVGGELSDKFGRKRIMVFALIFRAITFFVISLAVLKSAGFLAIAVLVVLSSFAGRLFEPAAGAMISDVTTPAKRQEAFALLRIGINLGWAIGPAIGGFLASFSYAFLFLVAGIVIAVGLVILLVALKGYKTAAHGERIDFRDLASVGRDKMFVSYNMVSLLLFLVTAQLMMTLSVYAVDWVGISQIQLGYLYTVNGLMVVLLQFPCVNLVRGLRMTRVMALGSFLYAAGYFSAAFAGGFVALLLSVIVVTFGEMFTSPSSFALVANMAPRERYGRYMGVFELFGSVGHSLGPFVGGIIMDASAGNRFVVWGFVGIVGLVATQGFFMIGNRLAPGVDRPVREVPPSVVTVSVAGSSDAISMPRKQ